The window TAGTAACAGTAACTACAACAGTCACTACAACAGTAACAATAGCTACAAGGAGTAGCCCATGATTATTCCCGCTTTAGATCTTATCAATGGCGAAGTTGTGCGTCTCCAACAGGGGGACTATCAGCGCCAAACCACCTTCTCATACTCACCGATTGAGCAGTTTCAACATTATGTAGATGCCGGAGCGCAATATCTCCATCTTGTAGATTTAGATGGTGCTAAAGATCCAGCGGCTAGACAGCTCTCCCTAATTGCAAAGATTGTTGAAGAGGTTGAAGCGCCTATTCAAGTCGGTGGTGGTATTCGAACAGAGGTTGATATTCAAAATTTACTCGATATCGGTGTCTCACGCGTTGTAGTAGGTTCTACTGCGGTGACCAATCCTGATGAAGTCATTCGCTGGTTTAAGAAGTTTGGAGGAGATCATATCGTTCTAGCGCTTGATATTCGTATTGAAGGGGGTATTAAAAAAGTTGCATTAAGCGGTTGGCTGGAAACAAGCGAGAGTAGCTTAGAAGAGCTTATTGCGCGTTATAAGCCATATGGTTTAAAGCATGTTCTCTGCACCGATATTTCGCGTGATGGTATGTTATCAGGATCGAATGTTCCTCTCTATCAAGAGCTCTCTACGGCTTATCCCGAAATCGCCTTTCAATCTTCAGGGGGTATTGGATCGCTTGCCGATATTGAGGCATTAAAAGAGAGCCAAGTTGCTGGCGTGATTGTAGGACGCGCACTATTGGAAGGAAAATTTACC of the Ignatzschineria indica genome contains:
- the hisA gene encoding 1-(5-phosphoribosyl)-5-[(5-phosphoribosylamino)methylideneamino]imidazole-4-carboxamide isomerase; this translates as MIIPALDLINGEVVRLQQGDYQRQTTFSYSPIEQFQHYVDAGAQYLHLVDLDGAKDPAARQLSLIAKIVEEVEAPIQVGGGIRTEVDIQNLLDIGVSRVVVGSTAVTNPDEVIRWFKKFGGDHIVLALDIRIEGGIKKVALSGWLETSESSLEELIARYKPYGLKHVLCTDISRDGMLSGSNVPLYQELSTAYPEIAFQSSGGIGSLADIEALKESQVAGVIVGRALLEGKFTAEEAIRCWQK